The Methanobacterium sp. region GGCGAATGGTTAATACTAGCATAATAATCCAATTTGAAATCTCAATTTAGGATATTTCTAAATAGTAATATAAATGAGGTTCAGGATGAAATGTGAAAACTGCGGTGCTAAAATAAAAAAATGGGAGACTTATTGTCCTAAATGCGGAATGGAACTATTTAACTCCCAATACAAACCCTTGAAGAAGAGATATCTAA contains the following coding sequences:
- a CDS encoding zinc-ribbon domain-containing protein, producing MKCENCGAKIKKWETYCPKCGMELFNSQYKPLKKRYL